From Myotis daubentonii chromosome 15, mMyoDau2.1, whole genome shotgun sequence, one genomic window encodes:
- the GFY gene encoding Golgi-associated olfactory signaling regulator — protein sequence MRALGPILFLVFLLAGRGSEAAPSASPAAGSDFPRMGLPSEPLLPAPENATLHQPHPEPPGMASPEPSKAPHPGSPESSPHNVTDTPNADLQEPPHPESPETPQPNSPNTPISEPLETPQINSSQMMHPEPSETPMPDLPEIPHPESPETPKSNSLNTSTSEGLETPQINPSQMTHPEPSETPMPDLPEIPHPESPEAPKPNSLNTSTSEGLETPQINPSQMTHPEPSETPTTDLPEIPHPKSPEAPQPNSSKTLQSEFPGTLDPDPPQTAHQEFPGIPNLNSTEISQAGAPDPDPTKTLHPETPKIHDPNTAETPSTEFLQTLHPNPTETPHPESYVTHHPGPTEIPQSKLPTTLHQGATEIARDSAPETSTSPHPDTPAPSRDQATALQELSLNPEPETPAATQPNSLKLPTSDFPETVEPKASQSSSPKGPDAALSSSGMADPPAPPGAPNQPAPATQRAPQRRSRGERVNTIILVERVKETGVTLVGRPRGGAGGALCLFFAGTGLLIGIFLLLWCLYRRAARHRPFAHHRLPNDGDESVLHLDTPKEPYDLYFYAPDAWIPSHIATKQPPPTPPLPPKLPPPPRGGRSQRLEPLSPATLPDNFV from the exons CAGCCGCACCCGGAACCCCCTGGGATGGCTTCTCCGGAGCCCTCCAAGGCGCCTCATCCGGGTTCCCCTGAGTCCTCTCCCCATAATGTCACTGACACCCCCAACGCTGACCTCCAAGAACCCCCACACCCAGAGTCTCCTGAGACCCCCCAACCTAACTCACCCAACACCCCAATATCAGAACCCCTGGAGACCCCCCAAATTAACTCCTCCCAGATGATGCATCCAGAACCTTCTGAGACGCCCATGCCTGACCTGCCTGAAATTCCACACCCAGAGTCTCCTGAGACCCCCAAATCTAACTCACTCAACACCTCAACATCAGAAGGCCTGGAGACCCCCCAAATTAACCCCTCCCAGATGACACATCCAGAACCTTCTGAGACGCCCATGCCTGACCTGCCTGAAATTCCACACCCAGAGTCTCCTGAGGCCCCCAAACCTAACTCACTCAACACCTCAACATCAGAAGGCCTGGAGACCCCCCAAATTAACCCCTCCCAGATGACACATCCAGAACCTTCTGAGACCCCCACCACTGACCTGCCTGAAATTCCACACCCAAAATCCCCTGAGGCCCCCCAACCTAATTCCTCCAAAACTTTACAATCAGAATTTCCTGGGACCCTGGATCCTGACCCTCCCCAAACTGCACACCAGGAATTCCCAGGGATCCCCAATCTTAACTCCACTGAAATCTCACAGGCAGGGGCCCCTGATCCTGACCCCACCAAAACCCTTCACCCCGAAACTCCAAAAATCCATGACCCCAACACCGCTGAGACCCCAAGCACTGAATTCCTTCAGACCCTCCACCCCAATCCTACTGAAACCCCCCACCCAGAATCCTATGTAACCCACCACCCCGGCCCCACTGAAATCCCCCAATCAAAACTCCCCACAACTCTCCACCAAGGTGCCACAGAGATCGCCAGGGACTCTGCCCCTGAAACCTCCACCAGTCCTCACCCAGACACGCCTGCACCCTCCAGGGACCAGGCTACTGCcctgcaggagctgtccctgaaCCCCGAGCCAGAAACCCCTGCGGCCACCCAGCCCAACTCCCTTAAACTGCCCACCTCTGATTTTCCTGAGACTGTTGAGCCCAAGGCCTCCCAGAGCTCTAGCCCTAAAGGGCCAGATGCCGCTCTTTCCTCCTCCGGGATGGCGGACCCCCCTGCTCCTCCAGGGGCCCCCAATCAGCCGGCCCCAGCCACTCAGCGGGCCCCCCAGCGACGCAGCAGAGGTGAGAGAGTCAACACTATCATCCTGGTGGAACGAGTGAAGGAGACcg GCGTGACCCTGGTGGGACGcccccggggcggggcgggaggggcccTGTGCCTCTTCTTCGCCGGGACCGGGCTACTGATCGGCATTTTCCTGCTGCTGTGGTGTCTCTACCGCCGGGCGGCTCGGCACCGGCCCTTCGCACACCACCGGCTTCCGAACGACGGAGACGAGTCGG TCCTGCACCTGGACACTCCCAAGGAGCCGTACGATCTCTACTTTTACGCGCCGGATGCCTGGATCCCTTCACACATCGCCACCAAGCAGCCGCCGCCCACTCCTCCGCTGCCCCCCAAGCTGCCCCCGCCGCCCCGCGGAGGCCGCTCCCAGCGCCTGGAGCCGCTCTCCCCGGCCACGCTCCCCGACAACTTCGTGTGA